The following are encoded in a window of Macadamia integrifolia cultivar HAES 741 unplaced genomic scaffold, SCU_Mint_v3 scaffold908, whole genome shotgun sequence genomic DNA:
- the LOC122070407 gene encoding E3 ubiquitin-protein ligase RNF181-like translates to MAWKATWKSEERMWSTGDGEHQHPMEMDDIFDLDRALVPPELAVEEISLCTDGMESYESLISNMPTVVVVSASTDNFCPVCMEELIHHNHPQQPQLAATEGAQEEEEAAKQMPCGHVFHSSCISTWLSLHRSCPLCRHLLLS, encoded by the coding sequence ATGGCGTGGAAAGCAACATGGAAGTCTGAGGAGAGAATGTGGAGTACTGGGGATGGGGAGCATCAGCATCCGATGGAGATGGATGATATCTTCGACCTGGATCGAGCTCTTGTCCCGCCCGAGTTGGCAGTGGAGGAGATCTCCTTATGTACTGATGGAATGGAGTCATATGAGTCTCTGATATCCAATATGCCCACCGTTGTTGTCGTCTCCGCCTCAACTGATAATTTTTGTCCCGTTTGCATGGAAGAATTAATCCACCACAATCACCCCCAGCAACCGCAATTAGCCGCAACAGAAGGcgcacaagaagaagaagaagcagccaaGCAGATGCCATGCGGCCACGTCTTCCACTCGTCTTGTATCTCCACTTGGCTCTCCCTCCATCGATCTTGTCCACTCTGCCGCCACCTCTTACTCAGTTGA